Proteins co-encoded in one Psychromonas sp. L1A2 genomic window:
- the phoB gene encoding phosphate regulon transcriptional regulator PhoB — translation MASRILVVEDEVAIRDMLSFVLEQHGYETLEADNYQAALSYLHEPYPDLILLDWMFPGGSGIQLLKFLKQDEILRQIPVVMLTARGEEEDKVRGLENGADDYVTKPFSPKELMARLKTVMRRVNPTSLDDTLKVGKLKLDPISHRATLNNTPLDMGPTEFKLLHFFMTHPERVYSREQLLNNVWGTNVYVEDRTVDVHIRRLRKALVDHDHLVQTVRGAGYRFSTRS, via the coding sequence ATGGCAAGTCGAATTTTAGTAGTTGAAGATGAAGTGGCAATCCGAGATATGCTGAGTTTTGTATTAGAGCAGCATGGTTATGAGACATTAGAAGCTGATAATTATCAAGCCGCTTTAAGTTATCTACATGAACCTTATCCCGATCTTATTTTATTAGATTGGATGTTCCCTGGCGGCAGCGGTATTCAATTATTGAAGTTTTTAAAACAAGATGAAATCTTGCGTCAAATTCCTGTTGTGATGTTAACTGCTCGTGGTGAAGAAGAAGATAAAGTGCGTGGTTTAGAAAATGGTGCAGACGATTACGTAACCAAACCTTTTTCTCCTAAAGAATTAATGGCTCGCCTTAAAACAGTGATGCGTCGCGTTAATCCAACTTCATTAGATGACACTCTGAAAGTAGGTAAGTTAAAACTAGACCCAATTTCTCATCGTGCGACACTCAATAATACGCCCTTAGACATGGGCCCAACAGAATTTAAATTGTTACACTTTTTTATGACGCATCCAGAGCGTGTTTATAGCCGTGAACAACTATTGAATAACGTGTGGGGGACTAATGTTTATGTTGAAGATCGTACAGTAGATGTACATATTCGTCGTTTACGTAAGGCGTTAGTTGATCATGACCATTTGGTGCAAACAGTACGTGGCGCGGGTTATCGCTTTTCAACTCGTTCATAA
- the phoR gene encoding phosphate regulon sensor histidine kinase PhoR, with product MKVYTWKQLFWAIFLVYFPVIILGLFTGLLLELLLVTTVLHNAWHYYFLKKLNDWLWVSKSTVLPPGKSVWEHAYIGIHNMQQRHRKRRNNLASVISRFREGSEALPDAVVVFKKDGEILWCNRLAQFQLGFKWPDDAGENITNLIRHPDFVDYLRSDVYNEPLDLVSPINSDKLLEFRVMPYAKNQRLLIVRDVSSYRQMDENRRHFVANVSHELRTPLTVLQGYIEILEMSAQDDKMQLKTIQVLDQQTARMCALVEQLMTLSKIEGAPTLDFHESINIPALLTQIESEAITLGRKKSQSIQFKMDPKLSVVGDEMQLRSAMSNLVYNAINYTPEGGCIKVLWKKLPEGAYFCVMDTGDGIAPEHILHLTERFYRVDASRSRDTGGSGLGLSIVKHALTHYDTKLQIESNVGEGSQFSFIIPNTYIC from the coding sequence TTGAAAGTATATACATGGAAGCAGTTATTCTGGGCAATTTTTTTAGTGTATTTTCCAGTTATTATTTTGGGTTTATTCACCGGATTGTTACTGGAGTTGTTACTCGTTACTACGGTGCTGCATAATGCTTGGCATTATTATTTTCTAAAAAAGTTAAATGATTGGTTATGGGTCAGCAAAAGTACTGTATTACCACCCGGTAAATCAGTATGGGAACATGCCTATATTGGTATTCACAATATGCAGCAAAGACATCGTAAACGACGTAATAATTTAGCTAGCGTGATTAGTCGTTTTCGTGAAGGTTCGGAAGCATTACCCGATGCCGTGGTTGTATTTAAAAAAGACGGTGAAATACTTTGGTGTAATCGCTTAGCTCAATTCCAATTAGGTTTTAAATGGCCTGACGATGCTGGAGAAAATATTACCAATTTAATTCGTCACCCTGATTTTGTTGATTATTTACGTAGTGATGTTTATAACGAACCATTGGATCTTGTTTCTCCGATCAATAGCGATAAATTACTTGAATTTAGGGTGATGCCCTATGCGAAAAATCAACGATTATTGATCGTTCGTGATGTCAGCAGTTATCGTCAAATGGACGAAAATAGGCGACATTTTGTTGCTAATGTATCTCATGAGTTACGTACGCCATTAACCGTATTGCAAGGTTATATAGAAATATTAGAAATGAGTGCACAAGACGATAAAATGCAATTAAAGACGATTCAAGTCCTAGATCAACAAACGGCAAGAATGTGTGCATTAGTTGAACAGTTGATGACATTGTCAAAAATTGAAGGGGCACCGACCTTAGATTTTCATGAAAGCATTAATATTCCTGCATTATTAACACAAATTGAAAGTGAAGCTATTACATTGGGCCGTAAAAAATCACAATCAATACAGTTTAAAATGGATCCTAAACTGTCTGTTGTGGGTGATGAAATGCAACTGCGTAGTGCGATGTCTAATTTGGTTTATAATGCAATCAATTACACCCCAGAAGGTGGGTGTATAAAAGTATTATGGAAAAAACTACCTGAAGGTGCTTATTTTTGTGTGATGGATACAGGTGATGGCATTGCGCCTGAGCATATCTTACATTTAACAGAACGTTTTTATCGTGTTGATGCTTCTCGCTCGCGTGATACAGGTGGTTCTGGTTTAGGGCTGTCGATTGTAAAACATGCATTAACTCATTATGACACTAAGTTACAGATTGAAAGCAATGTTGGAGAGGGGAGTCAATTTTCTTTTATTATTCCAAATACTTATATTTGTTAA